ACCAGAGCGCGGCTGTTGTCCTCAAAATGCAGCAGGTGCAAGCCAGCCGCTTCCACAAACCCGCGCCACGCAGATTCAGGCCGCGCACCCGCAAGGCACGATGAACCCGGTGCTGCGTATTTTTCCGGGAGTGGCTCAGCTGTCGCTGTTGTCGGCGGGATGGATTGGGACGAGGTCGATTGTACTGCGCTTGCGTGACCGGAACAGGAACAACTGGAGCGGGAAGAGCCTGCACCAGAGCAGCCGGTGCTGCCGGGGCGTTCATACCCTGGCCGCAACATGAGGTCGCTGACCACCATCACCCCGCCGGGGCGCAGGGCGCGGCAGGCGGCGCGCAAAGTTGCAAGAGGATTGTGCAGCAGGGAAAGAACACACTCGCACACTATGCCGTCGCAGGAGTCTGCGGCAAGCGGCGGGCGCTCAAGATCGGCCCGCACAATGCGGCAATCATCACTCTGTGATGCGTCAGCAGAAGGGGCGGCATCGACAGAAATTCCAGCCGCAGCGTGTTTGTCCAGCCCCACGGCGCGGTAGCCCATCTGCGTAAGCAGGCGCAATGTCGCCCCTGCCCCGCTGCCAAGGTCAAGAACCAGCCCGCCGGGCGCGAGCAGGCCCGCAGAAGCGCACCACGCCAGGGCGCGGCGCGTCAGCTCCACGCCGCCGGGACGCCAAGCGTCACCAGCAGCGCTGCGAAAATCGGCCCTTTCCCACAGTGCGCTCATTTATCTTCCAGCAGGGCTTCCACCTCAAGCATCTTGCCTTCGGCCAGAGATTTGGGCACCTGCGTCAGCCCGCACTTGGGGCAGCGCGGCAAAAACACGTCAAAGGCGCTGTTGAGATAAAAAACCGGAACCTTCACCTGCTCAAGGGCAACACGGCAACGCCCGCATACCCACTGGCCGCCGTCCGGCCCGTAGTTTGGCCCCATGCTCATGACTGTTCACCTCTCTGCCCGCCATTTTGCGCACCCTGCATATTGGGACGCTGCCCATCGGTGCAGCACTGGTGGCTGTTGATGACATCCGCAGCTTCCTGACCGCCGGAACCCGGCACCACCATCCGGTGGCACCACGCATCGTGCAGGACAAAGGCCTCGCCCTGCGCCTCGTATTCCACCCAAAAAGTCACCTTTCTGGGTCGCCACGAACCAAGACGGTGCCCGTCATCCAGATTTTCAAACCAGTGCCCGCTGGCCTCGGCCCCCATAACTGCCCCTTCCACGTCTGAAAGCAGGATATGCCGCTCTTCCAGCCGCGCCAGCACTTCCTCCGTCACCAGCACCCTGCCCTTTCCCGCCTGCTCGGGCGTGTCTGCAGGCAGGGCCTGTTGCCCGGCGGCGCTGCCATATTTTTCCAGCAGTTTGCGGCGCAAGGCAGCCCTGTTGGCGCGGCGCGCCGAAAGGCCCGGCCCTTGAGCCGCGCCAGACTGCGCCTTGCCTGACGCTGGCAGCAGCAAATCAAGCAGATGCCAGCATTCCTTGCCGCTGGCCGCTATGCGGTCACGGCACATGATGCACGAGGCAAGGCCGGGGTGCTCAAGCTGGGCGGCCCGGTGATCGCTCATGGCGCGGGCGGTTTCCGGCTGGGCGCACCACACGAGGCCGCCGTAGCCGCAACAGGCTGTAGATGCGCCGGAAAGGCGCGGTTCTTCAATTTTTGCCCCGCATTTGTCAGCCAGACTGCGCACAGCGGCAAGCCAGGCCGCATCGTGCCTGGCGGTGCAGGGATCCTGAATGGAAAAAACCGAGGGCAGTGAATTACCAGCAGCGGGAGCCTCAAAGGGCAAGCCGTCCAACACTTCCCACACGGAAACGGTCTGCGCTTCCGGCAGGGCTTCCCTCAAGGCCGTAAGGCAGGAAGAACAGGCCGCCATGATGCGCGGTTTGCCCAGTCCCTCCCAGGCGGTACGCAGTTTGTCCGTATGTTCCTTGAACAGGGCCGTTCTTCCGGCCCAGCGCGCCGGGATGCCGCAGCAGGAAAGCATGATGCCCACGCCGGATTTCAGGCCGTTGCCCAACTTTTCGCGCAGCAGATCATAAAGTGCCGCCGTTTGTTCCACGCGGGCCGCAGCCAACTGACAGCCGGGGAAGAACAGCCACTGCTCGCCAGCGCCCTGGGATTCGGCGGCTGGCGAAAAGGGCGGCAAGACCAGTGCGCATTCCGGCCCGGAGGCGCTTTCCATATCCTCAAGCGCAAATTCGTGGGCCGTGGGCGGCATAAAGCCGCGTTCCACCATGTCTTCCCGTGCGGAGAGGCACAGCTCGGCCATGGAAAAATTTTCCGGGCACAGCTCCTCGCACTGGCCGCACAGGGCGCAGCCATTGATGAGGGCATTGGCCGTGTGCAGGCCCTTGACGATGGACGCGTTGTTATTGACCTGACGTGCGTAGAGGCGCGGATAGCCCTTGTATTTCTGCAAATATACGCATTCGCGCACGCAGATCATACACTGGCATTGCAGGCAGCGCTCCGCCTCGCGCGCGGATTCCTCCGCAGAATAGAGCGGTTCGCCGCAAGCGGCCTGCGCGGCTGGTTCCATACGCGGCACGGGCGCAATACCTGTCACATCGGTGTGCAGCGGCCCCTGAGATTTGTCACGCGCGGCGGTGAGGGAAACGCCGCTGGTCACGCGCTCCATGGTCTGCGCCGCATGCCGCCCCTGCCCCGCCTGACGCGAAGGGGAGGCAAAAGTGTGACCTGTGGGGGTGCTGCTGCGCCAGCCAGCGCAGCAGATATTACCGCGCCAGAGCAAGGTTTCCGCATCCACCTGCGCTTCATCTGGTGCAAGACCGGGTGCAAGCTGCTGCACGGCATCGGCATCCACCAGCACGGCGTCATACTCCGCAGCCAGCTTTTCCAGCAGCGCGGCGTCAAGATTTGCCTGCGTAAAACTGACCTTCTGGCGGGCAAGAGCTTCCATGTCTTCCACCAAAAAATCCTTGGCAATGCCCGCCGTATTGTCTGCCGCCAGTGCGGGATGCACTGCCTGCAAAAACTCGCCCGGCGCGCCTGAGTGAAAAACCGTAACGGGATAGGCCTTGCGCGACAGATCCCAGGCTGCCGTGAGCCCGGCAAGCCCGGTGCCCATGATGGCCATACGGAATTTTTTGGGCGGCAAAGGCAGCAGACGGGTCTGCGCGCCCACCGCAAGCATGCACGAGAGTTCAAGACCGTGCATGGCGAGGCTGCCGCCAAGATCCTGCCGCAAACAGGCGTTTTCACAGGGGTGATCGCAAATGCGGGCAATAAT
This region of Desulfovibrio sp. genomic DNA includes:
- the trsM gene encoding DVU_1556 family methyltransferase, translating into MSALWERADFRSAAGDAWRPGGVELTRRALAWCASAGLLAPGGLVLDLGSGAGATLRLLTQMGYRAVGLDKHAAAGISVDAAPSADASQSDDCRIVRADLERPPLAADSCDGIVCECVLSLLHNPLATLRAACRALRPGGVMVVSDLMLRPGYERPGSTGCSGAGSSRSSCSCSGHASAVQSTSSQSIPPTTATAEPLPEKYAAPGSSCLAGARPESAWRGFVEAAGLHLLHFEDNSRALVELAARMIWYSDDATRPSANSSSHGCACGGAGPGKAWRTYGYGLWIARKETL
- a CDS encoding DVU_1557 family redox protein, with protein sequence MSMGPNYGPDGGQWVCGRCRVALEQVKVPVFYLNSAFDVFLPRCPKCGLTQVPKSLAEGKMLEVEALLEDK
- a CDS encoding pyridine nucleotide-disulfide oxidoreductase/dicluster-binding protein, which translates into the protein MMDQQRLHEIESHCTQESPPRCRVACPFDLDVRAFMARMAEGKQGEARKVLERHLPLPGIIARICDHPCENACLRQDLGGSLAMHGLELSCMLAVGAQTRLLPLPPKKFRMAIMGTGLAGLTAAWDLSRKAYPVTVFHSGAPGEFLQAVHPALAADNTAGIAKDFLVEDMEALARQKVSFTQANLDAALLEKLAAEYDAVLVDADAVQQLAPGLAPDEAQVDAETLLWRGNICCAGWRSSTPTGHTFASPSRQAGQGRHAAQTMERVTSGVSLTAARDKSQGPLHTDVTGIAPVPRMEPAAQAACGEPLYSAEESAREAERCLQCQCMICVRECVYLQKYKGYPRLYARQVNNNASIVKGLHTANALINGCALCGQCEELCPENFSMAELCLSAREDMVERGFMPPTAHEFALEDMESASGPECALVLPPFSPAAESQGAGEQWLFFPGCQLAAARVEQTAALYDLLREKLGNGLKSGVGIMLSCCGIPARWAGRTALFKEHTDKLRTAWEGLGKPRIMAACSSCLTALREALPEAQTVSVWEVLDGLPFEAPAAGNSLPSVFSIQDPCTARHDAAWLAAVRSLADKCGAKIEEPRLSGASTACCGYGGLVWCAQPETARAMSDHRAAQLEHPGLASCIMCRDRIAASGKECWHLLDLLLPASGKAQSGAAQGPGLSARRANRAALRRKLLEKYGSAAGQQALPADTPEQAGKGRVLVTEEVLARLEERHILLSDVEGAVMGAEASGHWFENLDDGHRLGSWRPRKVTFWVEYEAQGEAFVLHDAWCHRMVVPGSGGQEAADVINSHQCCTDGQRPNMQGAQNGGQRGEQS